One window of Flavobacterium dauae genomic DNA carries:
- a CDS encoding methylmalonyl-CoA mutase family protein gives MEQKIYTPNNKVRIVTAAALFDGHDAAINIMRRIIQATGCEVIHLGHDKSVEDVVNTAIQEDANAIAMTSYQGGHNEYFKYMYDLLQENGAGHIKIVGGGGGVILPSEIKELMDYGITRIYSPDDGRELGLQGMINDMVQKADFPTGALEIPEGKDIYQSLKDKDITTISRLISLAENREEDFLKVFNFDKVENQSAPVLGITGTGGAGKSSMVDEIVRRFLIDFPEKTIALVSVDPSKKKTGGALLGDRIRMNSINNPRVYMRSLATRQSNLALSKYVEEALQVLKAAQYDLIILETSGIGQSDTEILDHSDASLYIMTPEFGAATQLEKIDMLDFADIVAINKFDKRGALDALRDVKKQYQRNHNLWDVNPDEMPVFGTIASQFNDPGTNQLYKSIIDKVVEKTGADLKSTFKITKEMSEKIYVIPPSRIRYLSEIAENNRGYDNKAVSQKDVAQKLYGIFKTIETISGKIPALTQHGIEITGTQNEELSKLLLAEFDKLKRDLDPYNWEVITTWDEKVNKYKNPVYSFKVRDKEIKIQTHTESLSHLQIPKIALPKYEAWGDVLRWVLQENVPGEFPFTSGLYPFKREGEDPTRMFAGEGGPERTNRRFHYVSKGMPAKRLSTAFDSVTLYGNDPGYRPDIYGKIGNAGVSICCLDDAKKLYSGFDLSHAATSVSMTINGPAPMLLGFFMNAAIDQNCEKYIKENDLEAEVEAKIKAIYEDNGLERPRYNGDLPEGNDGLGLMLLGVSGDQVLPEDVYAEIKKNTLAQVRGTVQADILKEDQAQNTCIFSTEFALRLMGDVQEYFIEKNVRNFYSVSISGYHIAEAGANPVTQLAFTLANGFTYVEYYLSRGMDINAFGPNLSFFFSNGIDPEYSVIGRVARRIWAKALKQKYGANERAQMLKYHIQTSGRSLHAQEIDFNDIRTTLQALYAIYDNCNSLHTNAYDEAITTPTEESVRRAMAIQLIINKELGLAKNENPIQGSFIIEELTDLVEEAVLAEFDRITERGGVLGAMETMYQRSKIQEESLYYETLKHNGDFPIIGVNTFLSSTGSKTVVPAEVIRATEEEKLFQIKTKESLNKINEAKALKALEEAQTAAVNNQNIFEVLMEAAKVCSLGQITSALFEVGGQYRRNM, from the coding sequence ATGGAACAAAAAATATACACTCCAAACAATAAAGTTCGCATTGTAACTGCAGCAGCTTTGTTCGATGGACACGATGCTGCAATTAACATTATGCGTCGAATTATCCAAGCAACCGGTTGTGAAGTAATTCACTTAGGGCATGATAAATCGGTTGAAGATGTGGTTAATACCGCAATTCAAGAAGATGCAAATGCTATTGCAATGACATCGTATCAAGGGGGGCACAATGAATATTTTAAATATATGTACGACTTGTTGCAGGAAAATGGGGCGGGTCATATTAAAATAGTTGGCGGCGGCGGTGGCGTAATTCTTCCTTCTGAAATTAAAGAGTTGATGGATTACGGTATTACACGCATTTATTCTCCGGATGATGGTCGTGAATTGGGCTTACAAGGTATGATTAACGATATGGTACAGAAAGCCGATTTTCCAACAGGAGCTTTAGAAATTCCTGAAGGAAAAGATATTTATCAATCGTTAAAAGATAAAGATATTACCACTATTTCCCGATTAATTTCGTTGGCAGAAAACCGTGAAGAAGACTTTTTAAAGGTTTTTAATTTTGATAAAGTAGAAAATCAATCGGCACCCGTTTTAGGAATTACCGGAACAGGTGGTGCAGGTAAATCTTCTATGGTCGATGAAATTGTTCGTAGATTTTTAATCGATTTTCCGGAGAAAACCATTGCGTTAGTATCGGTAGATCCATCTAAAAAGAAAACTGGAGGAGCTTTGTTGGGCGATCGTATCCGTATGAATTCCATCAACAATCCACGAGTTTATATGCGTTCGTTGGCTACACGTCAGTCAAACTTGGCGTTGTCTAAATATGTGGAGGAAGCGCTTCAGGTTTTAAAAGCGGCACAATACGATTTGATTATTTTAGAAACATCTGGAATTGGTCAATCTGATACCGAGATTTTAGATCATTCAGATGCTTCATTATACATCATGACTCCTGAATTTGGTGCGGCTACACAGTTGGAAAAAATCGATATGTTAGATTTTGCCGATATCGTAGCAATCAACAAATTCGATAAACGTGGTGCTTTAGATGCGTTACGCGATGTGAAAAAACAATACCAGCGTAACCATAATTTATGGGATGTTAATCCAGACGAAATGCCAGTTTTTGGAACAATTGCTTCGCAGTTTAACGATCCAGGAACTAATCAGCTTTATAAATCAATTATTGATAAAGTGGTTGAAAAAACCGGTGCTGACTTAAAATCGACTTTTAAAATCACAAAAGAGATGTCAGAGAAAATCTATGTTATTCCGCCATCTCGTATTCGTTATTTGTCTGAAATCGCAGAAAATAATCGCGGGTATGATAACAAAGCAGTTTCACAAAAAGACGTTGCCCAAAAACTATACGGAATTTTTAAGACCATTGAAACTATTTCGGGTAAAATTCCAGCTTTAACACAACATGGTATTGAAATTACCGGAACGCAAAACGAAGAATTATCAAAGCTTTTATTGGCTGAATTCGATAAGTTAAAACGCGATTTAGATCCTTACAACTGGGAAGTGATCACAACTTGGGACGAAAAAGTGAACAAGTATAAAAATCCGGTTTATTCGTTTAAAGTTCGCGATAAAGAAATCAAAATTCAAACACATACCGAATCGTTATCGCATTTACAGATTCCTAAAATTGCTTTGCCAAAGTACGAGGCTTGGGGCGATGTTCTGCGTTGGGTTTTACAAGAAAATGTGCCGGGAGAATTCCCTTTTACATCGGGCTTGTATCCGTTTAAACGTGAAGGTGAAGATCCAACACGTATGTTTGCGGGTGAAGGTGGTCCGGAACGTACTAACAGACGTTTCCACTATGTATCAAAAGGAATGCCGGCAAAACGTTTGTCAACAGCTTTTGACTCGGTTACTTTATACGGAAATGATCCGGGTTACAGACCTGATATTTACGGAAAAATTGGTAATGCCGGAGTTTCGATCTGTTGTTTAGACGATGCCAAAAAACTTTATTCAGGATTCGATTTATCGCACGCGGCAACATCGGTTTCTATGACAATTAACGGTCCGGCACCTATGTTGTTAGGGTTTTTTATGAATGCGGCAATTGATCAAAACTGTGAAAAATACATCAAAGAAAATGATCTGGAAGCAGAAGTTGAAGCAAAAATAAAAGCAATTTACGAAGACAACGGTTTAGAACGGCCACGTTATAACGGCGATTTACCGGAAGGAAACGATGGTTTAGGTTTGATGCTTTTAGGCGTATCGGGCGATCAGGTTTTACCTGAAGATGTGTATGCTGAAATAAAAAAGAACACCTTGGCACAGGTTCGTGGTACGGTTCAGGCAGATATTTTAAAAGAAGATCAGGCACAAAACACTTGTATTTTCTCTACTGAATTTGCGTTGCGTTTAATGGGCGACGTTCAGGAATATTTCATTGAAAAGAACGTTCGTAACTTTTATTCGGTTTCTATTTCGGGCTATCATATTGCAGAAGCGGGTGCAAATCCAGTTACGCAGCTGGCGTTCACATTGGCAAACGGTTTCACGTATGTTGAATACTATTTGTCGAGAGGAATGGATATCAATGCGTTCGGACCAAATTTATCATTCTTTTTCTCGAATGGTATCGATCCGGAATATTCGGTAATTGGTCGTGTGGCACGTAGAATCTGGGCGAAAGCCTTAAAGCAGAAATACGGAGCAAACGAACGTGCACAGATGTTGAAATACCACATTCAAACATCGGGTAGATCGTTGCACGCACAAGAAATCGATTTTAACGATATTCGTACCACATTACAAGCGTTGTATGCTATTTATGATAACTGTAACTCGCTACATACCAATGCGTACGATGAAGCAATTACAACTCCGACAGAAGAATCGGTGCGTAGAGCAATGGCAATTCAGTTGATTATTAATAAGGAATTAGGATTGGCGAAGAATGAAAATCCAATACAAGGATCATTCATTATTGAAGAATTGACTGACTTGGTTGAAGAAGCTGTTTTGGCAGAATTTGATCGTATTACAGAGCGTGGCGGTGTGTTAGGCGCAATGGAAACTATGTATCAGCGTTCTAAAATTCAGGAAGAATCGTTGTATTACGAAACGTTGAAGCACAATGGCGATTTCCCAATTATTGGTGTAAATACGTTTTTAAGCTCAACGGGATCTAAAACTGTGGTTCCTGCAGAAGTTATTCGTGCAACCGAAGAAGAGAAATTGTTCCAGATTAAAACGAAAGAAAGTTTAAATAAAATTAACGAAGCAAAAGCATTAAAAGCTTTAGAAGAAGCACAAACCGCAGCAGTTAACAATCAAAATATCTTTGAGGTGCTGATGGAAGCTGCTAAAGTATGTTCGTTAGGACAAATAACATCGGCTTTATTTGAAGTTGGCGGACAGTATCGAAGAAATATGTAA